In Rhinolophus ferrumequinum isolate MPI-CBG mRhiFer1 chromosome 25, mRhiFer1_v1.p, whole genome shotgun sequence, the following proteins share a genomic window:
- the COQ5 gene encoding 2-methoxy-6-polyprenyl-1,4-benzoquinol methylase, mitochondrial — translation MAAPRSFALWGYCDRGWSRLMPGCRLPGFRSCWPGCPLGARLLSQEKRATETHFGFETVSEEEKGGKVYQVFESVAKKYDVMNDMMSLGIHRIWKDLLLWKMRPFPGTQLLDVAGGTGDIAFRFLNYVQAQYRGKQKRQLRAQQNLSWEEIAQKYQNEEDSLGGSHVMICDINKEMLKIGKQKASAQGYKAGLAWVLGDAEELPFDEDKFDVYTIAFGIRNVTHIDRALQEAHRVLKPGGRFLCLEFSQVNNPLVSRLYDLYSFQVIPVLGEVIAGDWKSYQYLVESIRQFPPQEEFKEMIEDAGFQKVTYESLTSGIVAIHSGFKL, via the exons ATGGCGGCCCCCAGGAGTTTCGCTCTATGGGGCTACTGCGACCGTGGGTGGTCGCGGTTGATGCCGGGCTGCCGGCTCCCCGGGTTTCGTAGCTGCTGGCCTGGGTGCCCGCTAGGTGCGCGGCTCTTGTCCCAAGAGAAGCGGGCAACGGAAACGCACTTCGGGTTTGAGACTGTgtcggaggaggagaaggggggcaAAG TCTATCAGGTGTTCGAAAGTGTGGCCAAGAAGTATGATGTGATGAATGATATGATGAGTCTTGGTATCCATCGTATTTGGAAGGATTTGCTGCTCTGGAAAATGCGTCCATTTCCTGGGACCCAGCTGCTTGATGTTGCGGGCGGCACAG GTGACATTGCATTCCGGTTCCTTAATTATGTTCAGGCGCAGTATCGGGGAAAGCAGAAGAGGCAGTTAAGGGCCCAGCAAAATTTATCCTGGGAAGAAATTGCCCAAAAGTACCAGAATGAAGAGGATTCCTTGGGTGGTTCCCACGTCATGATCTGTGACATCAACAAGGAGATGCTAAAGATCGGAAAGCAGAAGGCCTCCGCTCAAGGATACAAGGCCG GACTTGCTTGGGTGTTGGGAGATGCTGAAGAACTGCCCTTTGATGAAGACAAGTTTGATGTTTATACCATTGCCTTTGGGATCCGGAATGTCACACACATTGACCGG GCTCTCCAGGAAGCCCATCGGGTCCTGAAACCAGGAGGACGGTTTCTCTGTCTGGAGTTCAGCCAAGTGAACAATCCGCTCGTATCCAG GCTTTATGATCTCTATAGCTTCCAGGTCATTCCTGTCCTGGGAGAGGTCATCGCAGGAGACTGGAAGTCCTACCAATACCTTGTAGAGAGTATCCGGCAGTTCCCACCTCAG GAGGAGTTCAAGGAGATGATAGAAGATGCAGGTTTTCAGAAGGTGACTTATGAAAGTCTAACATCGGGCATCGTGGCCATTCACTCTGGCTTCAAACTGTAA